One genomic segment of Arthrobacter sp. JZ12 includes these proteins:
- a CDS encoding FAD-dependent oxidoreductase gives MTGRLTWPGRFDTFLGRTTMYRLVFVLLVVLSVYAFVLSAFGQLAFAPGELAASLAAAVVGSWGGTRVMALMLRKRPHTESSLITGLILFFVMFPSGGPATLGGIALAGLAAAASKYLVAVRGRHIFNPAAFGAVVATLLGLNAAAWWAANPAMLPLVLLCTVLLLYRTRKVAMGAVFLGVAAAILVVRLVAGGTDAVSALRLVFESYPLLFLLGFMLTEPLTLPPRRRQQLLVAAVVAVVLALQINIPPVFLGPEYALLIGNALAFALGQRRGVRLRFLRTRRLTPTSAEVVFAAEAPVRFEPGQYMELTLPHERADGRGLRRIFSISSPPDDDEIRFGLRLSDPPSTFKGALLGLRPGARVEATTVAGDFVLPKDPSVPLLLFAGGIGVTPFISHLRSAAGRKHDAVLVYVVTSAAELAYVDELADSTVVLFCPGDPGPLPQTWTLGGSGFPTADDLRTLVPDLRERRVYLSGSPRTLALAKPVLREAGGKSIRTDAFLGY, from the coding sequence ATGACCGGACGGCTGACCTGGCCCGGAAGGTTCGACACCTTCCTGGGCCGCACCACCATGTACCGCCTGGTATTCGTCCTGCTGGTCGTGCTGAGCGTGTACGCATTCGTGCTCTCCGCGTTCGGGCAGCTCGCCTTCGCTCCCGGTGAGTTGGCTGCGTCGCTGGCTGCCGCCGTCGTCGGTTCCTGGGGCGGCACCCGGGTGATGGCGCTTATGCTGCGGAAGCGGCCGCACACGGAGTCCTCGCTGATCACCGGGCTGATCCTGTTCTTCGTGATGTTCCCGTCCGGCGGTCCGGCCACCCTCGGGGGCATCGCCCTGGCCGGCCTGGCCGCGGCCGCTTCGAAGTACCTCGTGGCGGTTCGCGGACGCCACATCTTCAACCCGGCGGCGTTCGGGGCCGTGGTGGCCACGCTGCTGGGCCTGAACGCGGCCGCCTGGTGGGCCGCTAACCCGGCAATGCTGCCGCTGGTGCTGCTCTGCACGGTGCTGCTGCTGTACCGCACGCGGAAGGTGGCGATGGGCGCGGTGTTCCTCGGCGTGGCCGCCGCGATCCTGGTGGTGCGGCTGGTGGCCGGCGGAACCGACGCCGTCTCCGCTCTCCGACTGGTGTTCGAGTCTTATCCCCTGCTGTTCCTGCTCGGCTTCATGCTGACCGAACCCTTGACACTGCCTCCGCGACGCCGACAGCAGCTGCTGGTGGCCGCCGTCGTCGCCGTCGTTCTTGCCCTGCAGATCAACATCCCGCCGGTCTTCCTTGGGCCGGAGTACGCACTCCTGATCGGCAACGCGCTTGCCTTCGCGCTGGGGCAGCGCCGCGGGGTCCGCCTGCGGTTCCTGCGTACACGCCGGCTCACGCCCACCAGTGCGGAGGTGGTTTTCGCTGCGGAGGCGCCGGTGCGCTTCGAACCGGGCCAATACATGGAACTCACCCTCCCCCACGAGCGTGCGGACGGACGGGGACTGCGCCGCATTTTCAGCATCAGCTCGCCACCGGACGACGACGAAATCCGCTTTGGTCTGCGGCTCTCTGATCCACCGAGCACCTTCAAGGGGGCGCTGCTGGGACTCCGCCCCGGAGCGCGGGTGGAAGCCACAACGGTGGCGGGAGACTTTGTGCTGCCGAAGGATCCGTCCGTGCCGCTGCTGCTGTTTGCGGGCGGAATCGGCGTCACACCGTTCATCAGCCACCTGCGCTCAGCGGCCGGCCGGAAGCACGACGCTGTGCTCGTTTATGTGGTGACGTCGGCAGCCGAACTTGCGTACGTCGACGAACTTGCAGATTCGACGGTGGTGCTGTTCTGTCCGGGAGACCCCGGCCCGCTGCCGCAAACCTGGACGCTGGGCGGAAGCGGCTTCCCGACAGCGGACGACCTCCGCACACTGGTGCCGGACCTGCGGGAGCGGCGGGTCTACCTGTCGGGATCACCGAGAACGCTTGCACTGGCCAAGCCGGTGCTGCGCGAGGCCGGCGGCAAGTCGATCCGTACGGACGCGTTTCTCGGCTACTGA